In Zobellia roscoffensis, the following are encoded in one genomic region:
- a CDS encoding DUF2461 domain-containing protein, translating to MDFNNLIEFLKALNSNNSKEWMDANRKWYKEVRSEFVEWLDHMNVTLAGIDEEYYDTPGKKGINRINNNLMFHPNKPIYKDHFGAGLDKRPFTGDFYVEIGIERCIMAGGFWRPDSTTLKSIRDAIDYDGDELQKIIDRKSFKKVFGGLYEDSKLIKAPKGFSNTHQHIELLRNKTFAVAHEFSTNEVFMDNFDRKVIDVYRKMLPFRRYLNKAVSVA from the coding sequence ATGGATTTCAACAACCTTATAGAATTTTTAAAAGCACTCAATTCCAATAACTCTAAAGAGTGGATGGATGCGAATCGCAAATGGTACAAAGAGGTACGTAGTGAGTTTGTAGAATGGTTGGATCATATGAATGTCACCTTAGCCGGTATAGATGAGGAATACTATGATACACCGGGCAAAAAGGGAATAAACCGTATCAATAATAATTTAATGTTTCATCCAAATAAACCAATTTATAAGGACCATTTTGGGGCTGGGTTGGACAAACGGCCCTTTACAGGTGATTTTTATGTTGAAATAGGTATTGAGAGATGTATTATGGCAGGTGGTTTTTGGCGTCCGGATTCTACAACATTAAAAAGCATACGTGATGCCATAGATTATGATGGTGACGAACTTCAGAAAATAATTGACAGAAAATCGTTCAAAAAAGTTTTTGGAGGGCTTTATGAAGATTCTAAGCTTATAAAAGCACCCAAAGGCTTTTCTAATACGCACCAGCATATTGAACTTTTAAGAAATAAAACGTTTGCTGTTGCACACGAATTTTCTACAAATGAAGTGTTTATGGATAATTTTGACAGGAAAGTTATTGATGTGTACAGAAAAATGCTTCCTTTTAGAAGATATCTTAATAAAGCGGTAAGTGTAGCATGA
- a CDS encoding TIGR00266 family protein, with translation MNAHEIDYQIFGEEMQYVEIELDPQEAVVAEAGSFMMMESDIKMDTIFGDGSNQDTGVLGKIFSAGKRILTGESLFMTAFLNIGQGKKLVSFASPYPGKILPIDLSEKQGKFICQKDAFLCAAQGVSVGIEFSKKLGRGLFGGEGFIMQKLEGDGMAFVHAGGTLAKKELAAGEVLKVDTGCIVGFSQTVDYDIEFVGGIKNTVFGGEGLFFATLRGPGTVYIQSLPFSRLAGRVLASIPRGGKDKGEGSILGTLGDIVGGDNRF, from the coding sequence ATGAACGCACACGAAATAGATTATCAGATTTTTGGAGAAGAAATGCAGTATGTAGAAATAGAACTAGACCCGCAAGAGGCTGTTGTTGCCGAGGCCGGAAGTTTTATGATGATGGAATCTGATATTAAAATGGACACCATATTTGGTGATGGGTCTAACCAAGATACAGGAGTTTTGGGAAAGATTTTTTCCGCTGGAAAAAGAATTCTTACAGGAGAAAGCCTGTTTATGACCGCATTTTTGAATATAGGACAGGGGAAAAAGCTTGTCAGTTTTGCTTCGCCTTATCCAGGAAAAATTCTACCTATAGATTTATCCGAAAAGCAGGGCAAGTTCATTTGCCAAAAAGATGCTTTTTTATGCGCCGCTCAAGGAGTATCCGTTGGAATTGAATTTTCAAAGAAACTAGGGCGAGGCCTTTTTGGAGGTGAAGGCTTTATAATGCAGAAATTGGAAGGTGATGGTATGGCCTTTGTTCATGCGGGGGGTACTTTGGCGAAGAAGGAACTTGCCGCTGGTGAAGTCCTCAAAGTAGATACGGGGTGTATTGTTGGTTTTTCCCAAACCGTAGATTATGATATTGAATTTGTAGGAGGTATAAAAAATACGGTTTTTGGTGGCGAAGGTCTATTCTTTGCTACACTTAGGGGGCCAGGAACAGTTTATATTCAGTCCTTGCCATTCAGTAGACTTGCAGGAAGGGTGTTGGCTTCTATACCCAGAGGAGGTAAAGATAAAGGCGAGGGTAGTATTCTAGGTACTTTAGGTGATATTGTTGGCGGTGATAATCGCTTTTAA
- a CDS encoding DUF4442 domain-containing protein produces the protein MAVSAGKFNTFTFFKLPSAWWSGVRLRSIDEKRAVVTVKHKWFNQNPFKSMFWAVQGMAAELSTGAMVITQIKESGKKISMLVANNNANFSKKATGKITFTCEDGHLIKEAIDKTIATGEGQAFWMKSVGVNEDGVVVSTFNFEWTVRVKK, from the coding sequence ATGGCAGTATCTGCGGGCAAATTCAACACATTTACATTCTTTAAATTACCATCTGCATGGTGGAGCGGCGTACGCTTACGTTCTATAGATGAAAAGAGGGCAGTGGTAACAGTAAAGCACAAATGGTTTAATCAAAATCCGTTTAAAAGCATGTTTTGGGCCGTACAAGGAATGGCCGCGGAGTTGAGTACGGGCGCTATGGTTATCACTCAGATTAAAGAAAGCGGAAAGAAAATATCTATGCTTGTGGCTAATAACAATGCCAATTTTTCTAAAAAGGCAACAGGAAAAATAACCTTTACTTGTGAGGATGGTCATCTTATAAAAGAGGCTATAGATAAAACCATAGCTACTGGAGAAGGGCAAGCTTTCTGGATGAAATCTGTTGGTGTGAACGAAGATGGAGTAGTGGTGTCTACTTTTAATTTTGAGTGGACGGTTCGGGTGAAGAAATAG